A single window of Drosophila suzukii chromosome 3, CBGP_Dsuzu_IsoJpt1.0, whole genome shotgun sequence DNA harbors:
- the LOC108016114 gene encoding NKAP family protein CG6066, which produces MRSRSRSRSRQRERRRSVSRDRSRSERRTYHKSQPRRSVSRERERDRERERELHRDRTSHRNSRRSREKEAGSRRHRARSSSSSSSGSSSRSSSSSRSRSRSRKSRPKSVERWPNDRFHENNDRRQNPFRGRAPEGSFINDPAEPSSRSQHRGRGPSNHQFKGDSKAINARRNQRVRIAEEGVPEVWGKSPTRPESDEVELVKGSYMGPKKKKKKGKGKHKKADKKSKKKSKKSKKKKSKKESSSSDDSSSSSSSSEDSSDDSSSSSSSSESEDEAEEKDVWLEKTAEGVKKPKKKKSSTSKKDKKSKKKKKKRKSEAEKSKKSSSSSGSRSKTKDSASHNDEDVGPSLRTGGSLNQKDFGKALLPGEGAAMAAYIAEGKRIPRRGEIGLTSDEIANFESVGYVMSGSRHRRMEAVRIRKENQLYSADEKRALAMFSKEERQKRENKILSQFKDMIHSKLQAKDKK; this is translated from the coding sequence ATGCGTTCACGGAGCAGGAGCCGCAGCCGGCAGAGAGAACGCCGCAGATCCGTTTCCAGGGATCGTTCTCGCTCGGAGAGAAGAACCTACCACAAATCGCAGCCAAGACGATCAGTTTCCCGCGAGAGGGAAAGAGACAGGGAGAGGGAAAGGGAGCTCCACAGGGACAGGACTTCACATCGCAACTCCCGTCGTTCCAGGGAAAAGGAGGCGGGGTCTCGCCGCCACAGAGCCCGCTCCTCTTCCTCCAGCAGCTCCGGCAGCAGCAGTCGAAGCTCTAGTTCCTCCAGGAGCCGATCCAGAAGCCGAAAATCCCGCCCAAAATCGGTGGAACGATGGCCCAACGATCGTTTCCACGAAAACAACGACAGGCGGCAGAATCCTTTCCGGGGAAGGGCTCCCGAGGGCAGTTTCATCAATGACCCGGCAGAACCCTCGTCCAGATCGCAGCACAGAGGCCGAGGACCCTCTAACCACCAGTTCAAAGGAGATTCCAAGGCGATCAATGCCCGCCGGAACCAGAGAGTTCGCATCGCCGAGGAGGGCGTGCCAGAAGTCTGGGGCAAGAGCCCAACCCGGCCAGAAAGCGACGAAGTAGAGCTGGTAAAGGGCTCATACATGGGACCcaagaagaaaaagaaaaagggCAAAGGCAAACACAAGAAAGCGGACAAGAAATCCAAGAAAAAGTCAAAGAAATCGAAGAAGAAAAAGAGCAAAAAGGAGTCCAGCTCCTCGGACGACTCCTCCTCCAGTTCCTCTAGCAGCGAGGACAGCAGCGATGACTCCAGCAGCTCCAGTTCCAGCTCCGAAAGCGAAGATGAGGCTGAGGAGAAAGATGTTTGGCTGGAAAAGACTGCCGAGGGTGTCAAGAAACCCAAAAAGAAGAAGTCATCCACCAGCAAAAAGGATAAAAAGtcaaaaaagaagaaaaagaagcGGAAATCAGAGGCCGAGAAGTCCAAGAAGAGCTCCTCCTCCAGTGGCAGCAGGTCCAAGACTAAGGATAGTGCCTCCCACAATGACGAAGATGTGGGTCCTTCTCTGCGAACCGGTGGAAGCCTGAATCAAAAGGATTTCGGAAAGGCCCTGTTGCCCGGAGAAGGTGCCGCCATGGCTGCCTACATCGCCGAGGGCAAGAGGATTCCCCGCCGTGGTGAGATCGGCTTAACCTCCGACGAGATTGCCAACTTTGAGTCCGTTGGCTACGTGATGAGCGGCAGCAGGCATCGGCGCATGGAGGCGGTGCGTATCCGCAAGGAGAACCAGCTGTACTCCGCCGACGAAAAGCGGGCGCTGGCCATGTTCAGCAAGGAGGAGCGGCAGAAGCGCGAGAACAAGATCCTGTCGCAGTTCAAGGACATGATCCACTCAAAGCTGCAGGCCAAGGACAAGAAGTAG
- the gb gene encoding large neutral amino acids transporter small subunit 1: MPAVEELQSPSSEMVLLTPSSGNPPSSIAQPAANPPEKTQGREGSAESDSSRVVIKKQLGLLEGVAIILGIIFGSGIFVSPKGVLLEVQSVGASLVIWVLCGLLSMIGALCYAELGTAIPKSGGDYAYIFEAYGSLPAFLYLWDAMMIFVPTTNAIMGLTFASYVLEPFFGGACHIPKIALQLLAAITICFLTYLNSYYMKVTTKMQNIIMFTKIAALVMIILVGLVWMLMGNVENFTRPFDDTETDPGKMSVAFYSGIFSYAGWNYLNFMTEELRDPYRNLPRAIYISLPLVTGIYVLANVAYLAVLSPSEMIASNAIAVTFGDKILGAFSLVIPIMVAISAFGGLSVHIMTSSRICFVGARNGHMPAILSHISVKSYTPLPSLVFLCFLSIVMLVVSDVYVLITYASIVESFFIMLSVSAVLYFRYTRPCMDRPIKVALWIPALFVIVCAFLVVVPIYVAPYEVGMGVLITIIGIPFYYVGVVWKNKPKWVQRTIDSLTFTCQKLFLSAKEEKQD; the protein is encoded by the exons ATGCCCGCCGTCGAAGAGCTGCAGTCGCCGTCCAGCGAAATGGTCCTCCTGACCCCCAGTTCCGGAAACCCACCCTCCAGCATAGCCCAACCGGCGGCCAATCCCCCCGAGAAAACCCAAGGTCGCGAGGGATCCGCCGAATCGGATAGCAGCAGGGTTGTGATTAAAAAGCAGCTGGGCCTCCTTGAAGGCGTGGCCATCATCCTGGGCATTATCTTTGGATCCGGAATCTTCGTATCCCCGAAAGGCGTCCTCCTGGAGGTGCAGTCCGTGGGCGCTTCGCTGGTCATCTGGGTCCTCTGCGGACTGCTGTCCATGATAGGTGCCCTATGCTATGCGGAACTCGGCACTGCCATACCCAAATCCGGCGGGGATTACGCCTACATCTTCGAGGCGTACGGATCGCTGCCGGCGTTTCTCTATCTCTGGGATGCCATGATGATATTCGT ACCCACGACCAATGCCATTATGGGCCTAACCTTTGCCTCCTATGTGCTGGAACCCTTTTTCGGCGGAGCCTGCCACATTCCCAAGATAGCCCTGCAGCTGCTGGCGGCCATCACGATCTGCTTCCTCACCTACCTGAATTCGTACTACATGAAGGTGACCACCAAGATGCAGAACATCATCATGTTCACCAAGATCGCTGCCCTGGTCATGATCATCCTGGTGGGCCTGGTCTGGATGCTAATGGGCAATGTGGAGAACTTCACCAGACCCTTCGATGACACAGAGACTGATCCCGGCAAGATGTCGGTGGCCTTTTATTCCGGCATCTTTTCGTATGCGGGCTGGAATTACTTGAACTTCATGACGGAGGAACTGCGGGATCCGTATCGCAATCTGCCGCGCGCCATTTACATATCTCTGCCACTGGTCACCGGCATTTATGTGCTGGCCAATGTGGCCTATCTGGCCGTGCTGTCGCCCTCTGAGATGATCGCCTCCAATGCCATCGCAGTG ACCTTCGGCGATAAGATTCTCGGCGCCTTTTCATTGGTCATACCCATCATGGTGGCCATCTCCGCCTTTGGCGGCCTCTCCGTCCACATCATGACCTCCTCCCGCATTTGCTTCGTGGGCGCCCGCAATGGACACATGCCGGCGATTTTGTCGCACATCAGCGTGAAGAGCTACACCCCACTGCCGTCGCTCGTTTTTCTG TGCTTTCTCTCCATTGTGATGCTGGTGGTGAGCGACGTGTATGTGCTGATCACCTACGCCAGTATTGTGGAATCGTTCTTTATAATGCTGTCGGTGTCGGCGGTTCTGTACTTCCGCTATACACGTCCCTGCATGGATAGGCCAATTAAA GTTGCTTTGTGGATACCCGCACTTTTTGTCATCGTGTGCGCCTTTCTAGTCGTCGTGCCCATCTATGTGGCGCCCTACGAGGTCGGCATGGGGGTATTAATCACCATAATTGGCATACCCTTCTACTACGTGGGCGTCGTGTGGAAGAATAAGCCGAAATGGGTGCAGCGCACGATTG ACTCGCTGACCTTCACTTGCCAGAAGCTCTTCTTGTCCGCCAAAGAGGAGAAGCAGGACTAA
- the CAH9 gene encoding carbonic anhydrase 2 yields the protein MKLTAFFEAFFLLICWSQAVSSHVFGYSEPNQRRWARHHGHCAGKTQSPIAITTSRTMSVHMPAVDMIGYHNLLPYPLKMLNNGHTVSISIPKVNVTEVGEDFLPYIRGAKLPGEFEVEGLHFHWGDKNNRGSEHVINDIRYTMEMHIVHRNKKYATIGEALNHQDGAAVLGFFFNLDEDEGPGLVTINRHLHLIADANQEATLNVTFSLSSLIAGVDVDKFYTYKGSLTTPPCSEAVTWILFPDPIPISPKQISRFRQLSDTQDGALVDNFRTLQPVGNRRIFARTGHVRHTSIEALKHEGDYLKYDWFY from the exons ATGAAGCTAACCGCTTTCTTCGAAGCTTTCTTTTTGCTTATCTGCTGGTCGCAAG CTGTCAGCAGTCATGTCTTCGGCTACTCTGAGCCCAACCAGCGTCGCTGGGCCCGTCACCATGGTCACTGTGCGGGGAAGACCCAATCGCCCATTGCCATCACCACCAGCCGG ACAATGTCCGTTCACATGCCGGCGGTGGACATGATTGGCTATCACAATCTGCTGCCATATCCCCTGAAAATGCTCAACAATGGACACACGG TTTCCATCAGCATACCCAAGGTCAATGTGACTGAGGTGGGTGAGGATTTTCTGCCCTACATCCGCGGGGCCAAGCTGCCCGGTGAATTCGAGGTGGAGGGTCTGCACTTCCACTGGGGCGACAAGAACAACCGGGGCTCCGAGCACGTCATAAACGACATCCGCTACACCATGGAGATGCACATTGTGCACCGCAACAAGAAGTACGCCACCATCGGGGAGGCCCTAAATCATCAGGATGGTGCCGCAGTCCTGGGATTCTTCTTCAAT CTCGACGAGGATGAGGGACCTGGCCTGGTCACCATTAACCGCCACTTGCATCTGATTGCCGATGCCAACCAGGAGGCCACTCTCAACGTCACCTTCTCGCTTTCCTCGCTGATTGCTGGCGTGGATGTGGACAAGTTCTACACCTACAAAG GTTCCCTGACCACGCCGCCCTGTTCCGAGGCCGTTACCTGGATTCTGTTCCCCGATCCCATCCCGATTTCACCCAAGCAGATCTCCCGTTTCCGCCAGCTGTCGGACACACAGGATGGAGCGTTGGTTGACAATTTCAGGACCCTGCAGCCCGTGGGCAACCGCAGGATCTTTGCCCGCACAGGACATGTGCGTCACACCTCGATTGAGGCATTGAAACACGAGGGCGATTATCTCAAGTACGACTGGTTCTACTGA
- the LOC108016163 gene encoding uncharacterized protein: protein MNSTRHGRRSFVIWGGLIAILCLNEMALVSAVAYYTEKPAFLPSCRIYEPGFTKCSTNSIQKLVDQLNIGIPEVVERFGPFDPMRVRDIVFKQDNNEVATIRANLTELVVKGFAKTKVKESRVSKKDFSWQTKIFLPKMRLDGKYEMAGRILLIPLSGSGKIFIEIDDLDILLLTKTRLYEKGGFTFDNVTSVRVQLNLTKVRSYLDNLFNGRSKEVERSTNQFFNENWRDFYEALKPLIVGTVENILYDVMSTVFHLIPANFFVEDIPTPQQLYGPKEALGKRNRRQLFTMFLIGLLMLLHAGFQGVQCVEFYTEKPSYIESCKIYEPEFTKCSTRSIQAFMNQLVKGVPEIEESFGPIDPMRQDQLVFKQDNSDVATISANLTDMLISGFGKMVIKESKVSKKDFSWLTKIYLPTMRMDGHYKMLGRILLVPLKGAGKIVMEIDDLDILMSTKTRLFEKGGYTFYNVTSVKVKLEVGKVRTRMDNLFNGHSKEVEKSTNQFFNDNWKDVFEALRPLVDETVERTLLDLLHKTFSLFPASFFVEDIPTSLALYGRKSHMIT, encoded by the exons ATGAACAGCACGCGCCATGGCCGCAGGTCGTTTGTCATTTGGGGTGGATTAATTGCAATCTTGTGCCTGAACGAGATGGCCTTGGTTTCAGCTGTTGCCTACTACACCGAAAAGC CTGCCTTTCTGCCATCTTGTCGGATTTACGAGCCCGGCTTCACCAAGTGCTCTACGAACAGCATTCAGAAGCTTGTCGATCAGCTGAACATAGGAATCCCAGAGGTGGTCGAGCGCTTCGGCCCCTTTGATCCCATGCGTGTGAGGGATATAGTCTTCAAGCAGGATAACAACGAAGTGGCCACTATCAGAGCCAATCTGACTGAGCTGGTGGTCAAGGGTTTCGCCAAAACAAAGGTCAAGGAGAGTCG TGTCAGCAAGAAAGACTTTAGCTGGCAGACCAAAATATTTCTGCCGAAAATGAGACTGGATGGCAAGTATGAAATGGCTGGACGAATACTACTTATACCGCTTAGTGGCTCTGGCAAAATATTCATCGAAATCG ATGATCTTGACATTTTGCTTCTCACAAAAACCCGTCTGTATGAAAAGGGTGGCTTTACCTTCGACAATGTGACTTCGGTACGCGTTCAACTTAATCTGACAAAGGTCAGATCCTACCTAGACAACCTTTTCAATGGACGCAGCAAGGAGGTCGAGCGCAGTACCAACCAATTCTTTAACGAGAACTGGCGCGATTTCTACGAAGCCCTAAAACCCCTTATCGTTGGGACGGTCGAAAATATCCTCTATGACGTAATGTCCACGGTTTTCCACCTAATTCCAGCCAACTTTTTCGTTGAGGACATTCCAACACCTCAGCAACTATATGGTCCAAAGGAAGCACTTGGTAAAAGGAACA GACGACAGCTTTTTACCATGTTCCTAATTGGCTTACTGATGCTGCTCCATGCCGGCTTCCAAGGAGTCCAGTGCGTTGAATTCTACACGGAAAAGC CCTCCTACATTGAGTCGTGCAAGATTTATGAGCCGGAGTTTACCAAGTGCTCAACACGTTCCATACAGGCTTTCATGAACCAGCTGGTCAAAG GCGTTCCCGAAATAGAGGAATCCTTTGGACCCATTGACCCCATGAGACAGGATCAACTGGTCTTCAAGCAGGATAACAGCGATGTGGCCACCATTTCGGCCAATCTCACCGATATGCTGATCAGCGGCTTTGGCAAAATGGTGATCAAGGAGAGCAA AGTCAGCAAAAAAGACTTTAGTTGGCTAACCAAGATCTACCTGCCCACGATGCGAATGGATGGTCATTACAAAATGTTAGGACGCATTTTACTGGTTCCGCTGAAGGGAGCTGGAAAAATAGTCATGGAAATAG ATGACCTGGACATACTGATGAGCACCAAGACACGCCTTTTTGAAAAGGGCGGCTACACTTTTTACAACGTGACTTCCGTGAAGGTGAAGTTGGAGGTCGGCAAAGTGCGTACCAGAATGGATAACCTCTTCAACGGGCACAGCAAGGAGGTGGAAAAGAGTACCAATCAGTTCTTCAACGACAACTGGAAGGATGTGTTCGAGGCACTGCGTCCACTGGTGGACGAAACCGTGGAGCGAACCCTGCTGGACCTTCTCCACAAGACATTTTCTCTGTTTCCAGCCAGTTTCTTTGTGGAGGACATTCCCACCTCCCTGGCCTTGTATGGTCGCAAATCACACATGATCACGTAA
- the eater gene encoding fibrillin-2, with amino-acid sequence MRICKLVIFYLLCGFVAAQKCNVPRSVVVKGVRTQKLDCCRGYKKANGATGQQICVPKCRVNCRSGTCSKPNVCTCRKGYVNLNKEPSNYCVPECKGCSRGTCQSPGRCVCSNGHKLDDKTGNCVPQCPKGCANGICILPNNCKCNPGYTMDAATQKCLPTCTDNCKQANGFCAAPNRCQCNPGYIPKPNSKSFACQPVCKNGCKNGVCRAPDVCECNRFYRKDADKNCTPICDSECVNGDCTAPDVCTCWPEYTKIGDNVCVANCPSGCKNGVCVKPNVCSCNAGYTMQEGVCSPVCEDGCENGFCVAPGECSCNEGYAKSGKKCLPVCKAGCKNGSCVSPGKCSCDAGYSKETESSCAPVCSKECENGFCASPEKCSCNNGYAMDGENKCVPVCTGGCENGFCASPEKCSCNNGYVMDSENKCVPVCTGGCENGFCASPEKCSCNNGYIMDGENKCVPVCTGGCENGFCASPEKCSCNSGYVMENENKCVPVCTGGCENGFCASPEKCSCNTGYLMDSENKCVPVCTSGCENGFCASPEKCSCNTGYLMDSENKCIPVCTGGCENGFCASPEKCSCNNGYLMNSENKCVPVCTGGCENGFCASPEKCSCNTGYLMDSENNCVPVCTGGCENGICASPEKCSCNTGYLMDSENKCVPVCTGGCENGICASPEKCSCNNGYLMDSENKCVPVCTGGCENGICASPEKCSCNTGYLMDSENKCVPVCTGGCENGFCASPEKCSCNTGYLMDSENKCVPVCTGGCENGFCASPEKCSCNSGYVKKNEKCVPVCTGGCENGFCASPEKCSCNEGYRKETEISCAPICSSGCENGFCAYPEKCSCNTGYIMDSESRCVPVCPGGCESGYCASPDKCSCYEGFSKETENSCAPVCKNECGNGVCISPGVCKCDEGFIFSEESDTCLAEKKLLTDLDCDQTCRNGTCLEGICTCEDNYKLHQDRDDNQSLLCLPICDPECINGYCESPGTCACFDNESLQDGYRCQSVKPFDDKLSSKPNGNTIRHLKSIFITIALVALILAVMIAMLMMHIFKKRSYYVGKNEQQLGVYFSPKRADIIRA; translated from the exons ATGAGGATATGTAAACTCGTAATATTTTATCTGCTCTGCGGATTCGTGGCGGCTCAGAAGTGTAATGTCCCACGTAGCGTTGTTGTTAAAGGAGTTCGCACG CAAAAACTAGATTGCTGCCGGGGCTACAAAAAAGCAAATGGAGCAACCGGACAACAGATATGCGTTCCAAAATGCCGGGTAAATTGTAGAAGTGGCACCTGCTCGAAACCAAATGTgtgtacatgccggaaaggctATGTCAACCTAAACAAAGAGCCATCGAACTA TTGTGTGCCTGAATGCAAGGGCTGTAGTAGAGGAACTTGCCAATCGCCTGGCCGCTGTGTTTGTTCCAACGGTCACAAACTGGACGACAAGACCGGAAACTGTGTGCCCCAATGTCCAAAGGGTTGTGCCAATGGCATTTGCATTTTGCCCAATAATTGCAAGTGCAACCCAGGATACACGATGGATGCCGCCACCCAGAAGTGCCTGCCCACCTGCACTGATAACTGCAAGCAGGCCAATGGCTTCTGTGCGGCGCCCAACCGATGCCAGTGCAATCCAGGTTACATTCCCAAGCCAAACTCCAAGTCGTTTGCGTGTCAACCGGTCTGCAAAAATGGTTGCAAAAATGGAGTTTGTCGCGCTCCCGATGTCTGTGAATGCAATAGATTCTACAGAAAGGATGCCGATAAAAACTGCACCCCGATCTGTGACAGCGAATGTGTAAATGGAGATTGCACGGCTCCGGATGTGTGTACGTGTTGGCCCGAATATACGAAAATTGGCGATAATGTCTGCGTGGCCAATTGTCCGTCGGGGTGCAAGAACGGAGTCTGCGTGAAGCCGAATGTGTGCTCCTGCAACGCAGGATACACCATGCAGGAAGGTGTCTGCAGCCCAGTTTGCGAGGATGGATGTGAAAACGGATTCTGTGTGGCGCCCGGCGAGTGTTCCTGCAACGAGGGATATGCCAAGTCGGGGAAAAAGTGTTTACCAGTTTGCAAAGCTGGTTGCAAGAACGGATCTTGTGTCTCGCCCGGAAAGTGCTCCTGTGATGCAGGATACAGCAAGGAAACCGAGAGCAGTTGTGCGCCAGTTTGCTCTAAAGAATGTGAGAACGGATTTTGTGCTTCTCCTGAAAAGTGTTCATGCAACAATGGATACGCAATGGATGGTGAGAACAAATGTGTCCCTGTCTGCACAGGTGGATGTGAGAACGGATTTTGCGCTTCTCCTGAAAAGTGTTCCTGCAACAATGGATACGTAATGGATAGTGAGAACAAGTGTGTCCCTGTTTGCACAGGTGGATGTGAGAACGGATTTTGCGCTTCTCCTGAAAAGTGTTCCTGCAACAATGGATACATAATGGATGGTGAGAACAAGTGTGTCCCTGTTTGCACAGGTGGATGTGAGAACGGATTTTGCGCTTCTCCTGAAAAGTGTTCCTGCAACAGTGGATACGTTATGGAAAATGAGAACAAGTGTGTCCCTGTCTGCACAGGTGGATGTGAGAACGGATTCTGTGCATCTCCTGAAAAGTGTTCTTGCAATACCGGATATCTCATGGATAGTGAGAACAAGTGTGTCCCTGTCTGCACAAGTGGATGTGAGAACGGATTTTGCGCTTCTCCTGAAAAGTGTTCCTGCAATACAGGATATCTTATGGATAGTGAGAACAAGTGTATCCCTGTCTGCACAGGTGGATGTGAGAACGGATTTTGCGCTTCTCCTGAAAAGTGTTCATGCAACAATGGATATCTTATGAACAGTGAGAACAAGTGTGTCCCTGTCTGCACAGGTGGATGTGAGAACGGATTCTGTGCATCTCCTGAAAAGTGTTCCTGCAATACCGGATACCTTATGGATAGTGAGAACAACTGTGTCCCTGTCTGCACAGGTGGATGTGAGAACGGGATTTGTGCTTCTCCTGAAAAGTGTTCCTGCAATACCGGATACCTTATGGATAGTGAGAACAAGTGTGTCCCTGTCTGCACAGGTGGATGTGAGAACGGGATTTGTGCTTCTCCTGAAAAGTGTTCATGCAACAATGGATACCTTATGGATAGTGAGAACAAGTGTGTCCCTGTCTGCACAGGTGGATGTGAGAACGGGATTTGTGCTTCTCCTGAAAAGTGTTCCTGCAATACTGGATACCTTATGGATAGTGAGAACAAGTGTGTCCCTGTCTGCACAGGTGGATGTGAGAACGGATTCTGTGCATCTCCTGAAAAGTGTTCTTGCAATACCGGATATCTCATGGATAGTGAGAACAAGTGTGTCCCTGTCTGCACAGGTGGATGTGAGAACGGATTTTGCGCTTCTCCTGAAAAGTGTTCCTGCAACAGTGGATACGTAAAGAAAAATGAGAAGTGTGTCCCTGTCTGCACAGGTGGATGTGAGAACGGATTCTGTGCATCTCCTGAAAAGTGTTCCTGTAACGAAGGATACCGCAAGGAAACGGAGATCAGTTGTGCACCAATTTGCTCGAGTGGATGTGAGAACGGATTTTGTGCTTATCCTGAAAAGTGTTCCTGCAATACAGGGTACATAATGGATAGTGAGAGCAGGTGTGTTCCAGTTTGCCCAGGTGGATGTGAGAGTGGATACTGTGCTTCTCCTGACAAGTGTTCCTGCTATGAAGGATTCAGCAAGGAAACTGAAAACAGCTGTGCTCCAGTTTGCAAAAATGAATGTGGAAACGGGGTTTGCATTTCTCCAGGAGTTTGCAAGTGCGATGAGGGCTTTATTTTTTCAGAAGAATCGGATACATGCCTGGCTGAAAAGAAATTGTTAACAGACTTAGATTGCGATCAGACTTGCCGGAACGGAACCTGCCTGGAAGGAATATGCACGTGTGAGGATAATTACAAGCTGCATCAAGACAGGGATGATAATCAAAGTCTTCTCTGCCTCCCGATTTGCGACCCCGAGTGCATCAACGGATACTGTGAATCCCCAGGGACGTGTGCATGTTTTGATAACGAAAGTCTGCAAGATGGTTATCGTTGCCAATCTGTGAAGCCTTTCGATGACAAGCTGTCGTCTAAGCCCAATGGAAATACAATAAGACATTTGAAATCAATTTTTATTACTATTGCTTTGGTAGCTCTCATTTTGGCCGTGATGATCGCAATGCTAATGATGCACATCTTCAAGAAACGCTCCTATTACGTGGGCAAAAACG AACAACAACTTGGCGTCTACTTCTCTCCCAAAAGAGCGGATATAATTCGAGCCTGA
- the LOC108016150 gene encoding circadian clock-controlled protein daywake, whose amino-acid sequence MLIKVSKFLSLFSVLLAAAEGAKYLAEKPDFLTPCIVGDPSLNACLTSNFQTFFRQWKDGIPGNNAVGSFDPLYIKRVKFAQDANRAIALNADLKEVYVAGAGQAVVKESSWDQSHYVAKALISVPKLRFNFQYKVKGHVVALNLNGHGNGYFEAENALIYLELAVKPLTTADGVFADVQSVKVSFREIKQFRIKLENLFGGNKDLEDTAHTLFNENWRDFYEVLRPAVEQTVSGVLLDRFKKTFIYVPATYLIKDFH is encoded by the exons ATGCTTATAAAAGTATCCAAGTTCCTGAGCCTTTTTTCAGTCCTTCTGGCGGCAGCTGAAGGTGCTAAATATCTGGCCGAGAAAC CCGACTTCTTAACTCCATGCATTGTGGGCGATCCCAGCTTAAATGCCTGCCTGACCAGCAATTTCCAGACTTTCTTCCGTCAGTGGAAGGATGGAATTCCTGGCAACAATGCCGTGGGGTCCTTCGATCCCCTCTACATAAAGAGAGTTAAGTTCGCGCAGGATGCCAACAGGGCTATAGCCTTAAATGCCGATCTGAAAGAGGTCTATGTGGCAGGTGCTGGCCAAGCTGTCGTTAAGGAATCCAG CTGGGATCAAAGTCACTACGTGGCCAAGGCTTTGATCAGCGTTCCCAAACTACGTTTTAATTTCCAGTACAAAGTCAAAGGACATGTGGTGGCCCTTAATCTAAATGGTCATGGCAATGGTTATTTCGAGGCTG AAAATGCTCTTATATATCTGGAATTGGCCGTCAAACCACTGACCACTGCGGACGGCGTTTTCGCGGATGTGCAAAGTGTTAAGGTCTCGTTCCGCGAGATTAAACAGTTCCGCATCAAGTTGGAAAATCTTTTTGGTGGCAACAAGGATCTGGAGGATACCGCCCACACTCTATTCAACGAAAACTGGCGCGATTTCTACGAGGTTCTACGTCCCGCCGTTGAGCAAACTGTTAGCGGAGTGCTTTTGGATCGATTCAAGAAGACGTTCATCTATGTGCCAGCCACCTACTTGATCAAAGACTTCCATTAA
- the Cpr97Eb gene encoding protein SSXT: MMKLALSSVLLLLAAHCAYAQHQDYTTPVPILKQIDKHNDDGSYTYGYEAADKSFKIETKYANGEVYGKYGYVDDQGKVREIEYGASKRGFEPAGSHINVPPPTLTNSNPYPLGPNELDDGQYREDPAVYYKDQKFNRPLSPASKFSLNDFGRGQQQQQSYAPPPQQPAPQRPYYNPTPQYYNPPAPQPRYYQPPAQNYYNPQQQQPYRGLPEQHHPSLRNLNLYTGSYSIDYTGRK; encoded by the exons ATGATGAAATTG GCATTGAGCTCGGTGCTTTTGCTGCTGGCGGCCCACTGTGCGTATGCGCAACATCAGGACTACACCACTCCGGTGCCCATTCTCAAGCAGATCGACAAGCACAACGACGATGGATCCTATACATATGGCTACGAGGCGGCGGACAAGAGCTTCAAGATCGAGACCAAGTACGCCAATGGAGAGGTCTATGGAAAGTACGGCTATGTGGATGACCAGGGGAAAGTCAGGGAGATTGAGTATGGGGCCAGCAAGCGTGGTTTTGAGCCCGCTGGCAGCCACATCAATGTGCCACCTCCAACCCTGACCAACAGTAATCCCTACCCCTTGGGACCCAACGAACTGGACGATGGGCAGTATCGCGAGGATCCGGCTGTGTACTACAAGGATCAGAAGTTCAATCGTCCCCTCTCGCCTGCCAGTAAATTCAGTTTGAACGACTTTGGACGtggccagcagcagcagcagtcctATGCCCCGCCCCCTCAGCAGCCCGCCCCCCAAAGGCCCTACTATAATCCCACACCCCAGTACTATAATCCCCCTGCCCCGCAGCCCCGTTACTATCAGCCTCCGGCCCAGAACTACTACAAtccccagcagcaacaacctTACAGAGGCTTGCCCGAGCAACATCATCCTTCTCTGAGGAACCTCAACCTCTACACGGGCTCCTATAGCATCGACTATACGGGAAGGAAGTAG